Proteins encoded by one window of Vibrio panuliri:
- a CDS encoding flagellin: MTITVNTNVAAMSAQRHLGNATHLLNQSLERLASGSRINSAKDDAAGLQISNRLESQISGLDVAMRNANDGISIMQTAEGAMKESTNILQRMRDLSLQSSNGANSHSERVALQEEMTALNDELNRIAETTSFGGQKLLNGSFKDAAFQIGASSGEAVQVTLKNMRTDGIDMGGFSYIAAAKVAPDWEVTAGKQQLNMSYTNARGEQETIQIEAKVGDDIEELATYINGQTDKVSASVNDEGQLQVYMAGKETSGTINFTGSLANQLSLNLSGYEAVDNLDITDVGGAQRAVSVIDTALNYVDSHRAELGATQNRFGHAVNNLSNISENLSASNSRIKDTDYAKETTQMLKQQILQQVSTSILAQAKQQPNLALTLLG, encoded by the coding sequence ATGACCATTACTGTTAATACCAATGTTGCCGCAATGAGCGCGCAGCGCCATCTTGGCAATGCGACCCATTTGCTCAACCAATCTTTGGAGAGATTGGCGTCAGGCAGTCGGATTAACAGTGCAAAAGATGATGCCGCGGGTTTGCAAATATCCAATCGCTTAGAGTCTCAGATCAGTGGTCTTGATGTTGCAATGCGCAACGCCAACGACGGTATCTCGATTATGCAAACGGCAGAAGGGGCGATGAAAGAATCGACCAATATTCTGCAACGTATGCGAGACCTCTCCTTACAGTCGTCTAACGGTGCAAATAGTCATTCAGAGCGAGTCGCTTTGCAGGAAGAAATGACAGCTTTGAACGATGAACTGAACAGAATTGCTGAAACGACCTCTTTTGGTGGGCAAAAATTGCTCAATGGCTCATTTAAAGATGCAGCTTTTCAAATTGGTGCAAGTTCAGGTGAAGCGGTACAAGTGACACTCAAAAATATGCGTACCGATGGTATCGATATGGGCGGTTTTAGCTATATAGCGGCGGCGAAAGTAGCACCTGATTGGGAGGTGACGGCCGGTAAGCAACAACTCAATATGAGCTATACCAATGCCAGAGGAGAGCAAGAGACGATTCAAATTGAAGCCAAAGTAGGGGACGATATTGAGGAGCTTGCTACCTATATTAACGGTCAAACAGACAAGGTATCAGCGTCGGTGAATGACGAAGGTCAACTTCAAGTCTATATGGCTGGCAAAGAAACGTCCGGTACGATTAACTTTACAGGCAGTCTAGCCAATCAGCTGAGTCTTAACTTAAGTGGTTATGAAGCGGTTGATAATTTGGATATCACGGATGTGGGAGGCGCACAGCGAGCCGTTTCCGTTATCGATACAGCACTGAACTATGTGGATAGCCACCGCGCTGAACTCGGGGCGACGCAAAACCGTTTCGGTCACGCTGTTAATAATCTTAGTAATATCAGTGAGAACCTTTCGGCTTCAAACAGCCGCATTAAAGACACTGACTATGCCAAAGAAACCACCCAGATGCTTAAGCAACAAATTTTGCAGCAAGTCAGTACCTCTATCTTGGCCCAGGCGAAACAACAGCCGAATTTGGCCCTGACGTTACTTGGCTAG
- a CDS encoding flagellin produces the protein MAVNVNTNVSAMTAQRYLNQATSAQQTSMERLSSGSKINSAKDDAAGLQISNRLNVQSRGLDVAVRNANDGISIAQTAEGAMNETTNILQRMRDLSLQSANGSNSKSERVAIQEEVTALNDELNRIAETTSFGGNKLLNGTFTTKSMQIGADNGEAVMLTLNDMRSDNAQMGGTSYKASAENAKDKDWSVAADKNVLEITLTEKGAAAPETISIEAKAGDDIEELATYINGQTDKVTASVDEEGRLQVFAGSNNVDGAVSFGGSLSGELGMSAGTAVTVDKIDVTTVGGSQESVAVIDSALKYVDSHRAELGAFQNRFEHAINNLDNINENVNASKSRIKDTDFAKETTALTKSQILSQASSSILAQAKQAPNSALSLLG, from the coding sequence ATGGCAGTGAATGTAAATACTAACGTTTCAGCAATGACAGCTCAGCGCTACCTTAACCAAGCAACTAGCGCGCAACAAACTTCGATGGAGCGTCTATCGTCTGGTTCAAAAATCAACAGCGCAAAAGACGATGCAGCTGGTCTACAAATTTCTAACCGTTTGAATGTACAAAGTCGCGGTCTAGATGTAGCAGTACGTAACGCTAATGACGGTATCTCTATCGCTCAAACCGCTGAAGGCGCGATGAACGAAACGACAAATATCCTGCAACGTATGCGTGACCTATCGCTACAATCTGCGAACGGTTCAAACTCGAAATCTGAGCGCGTAGCAATCCAAGAAGAAGTAACAGCACTAAATGACGAACTAAACCGTATTGCTGAAACGACTTCATTCGGTGGTAACAAACTACTGAACGGTACGTTTACGACTAAATCAATGCAGATCGGCGCTGATAACGGTGAAGCAGTAATGCTGACTCTAAATGACATGCGCAGTGATAATGCACAGATGGGTGGTACTAGCTACAAAGCATCAGCTGAAAACGCAAAAGACAAAGATTGGTCAGTAGCGGCAGACAAGAACGTTCTTGAAATCACTCTGACTGAAAAAGGCGCAGCAGCTCCAGAAACAATCTCAATCGAAGCGAAAGCGGGTGATGACATTGAAGAGCTAGCAACTTACATCAACGGTCAGACTGACAAAGTAACAGCGTCTGTTGATGAAGAAGGTCGTCTACAAGTGTTTGCTGGTTCAAACAACGTTGATGGTGCAGTGAGCTTTGGTGGTTCACTATCTGGCGAACTAGGTATGAGCGCGGGTACTGCGGTAACGGTTGATAAAATCGACGTAACAACAGTAGGCGGTTCACAAGAATCTGTTGCTGTTATCGACTCAGCGCTTAAGTATGTTGATAGCCACCGTGCAGAGCTAGGTGCATTCCAAAACCGTTTTGAACATGCAATCAACAACCTAGACAACATCAACGAAAACGTAAATGCGTCTAAGAGCCGTATCAAAGATACTGATTTCGCGAAAGAAACGACTGCACTAACTAAGTCGCAAATTCTTTCTCAAGCTTCAAGCTCTATCTTGGCACAAGCAAAACAAGCGCCAAACTCAGCATTGAGCTTACTAGGTTAA
- a CDS encoding flagellin → MAINVNTNVSAMTAQRYVNNATDGMQKSMERLSSGYKINSAKDDAAGLQISNRLTSQSRGLDMAVKNANDGISISQTAEGAMNETTNILQRMRDLALQSSNGSNSRSERIAIQEEVTALNDELNRIAETTSFGGNKLLNGQFGSKSFQIGAGSGEAVQLSMGNMRSDTADMGGKAYTVTTGKAADWRVAADKTDITLNYTDVHGEAKALTINAKAGDDVEQLATYINGQSDDVKASIGEDGKMQLFAATNKIKGDVTIGGDLGNDLGFGAAKEVTVADVDVTSVAGSQLAVSVIDGALKSVDSQRASLGAFQNRFEHAINNLDNINENVNASRGRILDTDYAKETTQMTKSQILQQASTSVLAQAKQTPTAALSLLG, encoded by the coding sequence ATGGCAATCAACGTAAACACTAACGTGTCTGCGATGACAGCACAGCGCTATGTCAACAATGCAACCGACGGGATGCAGAAGTCGATGGAGCGCTTGTCATCAGGTTACAAAATCAACAGCGCAAAAGATGATGCAGCAGGTCTGCAGATTTCAAACCGTTTAACTTCTCAAAGTCGCGGTTTGGATATGGCGGTGAAAAATGCCAATGATGGTATTTCAATTTCACAAACCGCAGAAGGTGCAATGAATGAAACAACAAACATTCTGCAACGTATGCGCGACCTTGCTTTGCAATCATCAAATGGCTCTAACTCACGTTCAGAACGAATTGCGATTCAAGAAGAAGTGACGGCATTAAACGATGAGCTTAATCGTATTGCTGAAACCACTTCATTTGGTGGCAACAAACTTCTGAATGGTCAGTTTGGCAGCAAATCTTTCCAAATCGGAGCGGGCTCAGGTGAAGCTGTGCAACTTAGCATGGGTAACATGCGCTCAGATACTGCAGATATGGGTGGTAAAGCTTATACAGTGACCACTGGTAAAGCAGCGGATTGGCGTGTTGCCGCAGATAAAACTGACATCACATTGAACTACACTGATGTTCATGGTGAAGCGAAAGCGTTAACCATTAATGCTAAAGCGGGTGATGATGTTGAACAACTTGCCACTTACATCAATGGTCAAAGTGACGATGTTAAAGCGTCGATTGGCGAAGATGGCAAGATGCAGCTTTTTGCAGCAACCAACAAGATCAAAGGCGACGTCACCATTGGTGGTGACCTAGGTAATGACCTTGGTTTCGGTGCAGCAAAAGAAGTCACCGTTGCGGATGTGGATGTAACCTCGGTTGCTGGCTCTCAGCTAGCGGTTTCAGTGATTGATGGTGCGCTAAAATCTGTTGATAGCCAACGAGCATCTCTTGGTGCATTCCAGAATCGCTTTGAGCATGCAATCAATAACTTAGACAATATCAATGAAAACGTGAATGCGTCTCGCGGCCGTATTCTTGATACTGACTATGCAAAAGAAACGACCCAAATGACGAAATCGCAGATCCTGCAGCAAGCGAGTACTTCTGTACTTGCACAAGCTAAGCAGACTCCGACTGCCGCATTGAGCCTTTTGGGTTAA
- the flaG gene encoding flagellar protein FlaG, translated as MEIPSYTSNIQSYGSQGGTKIASDYDNPQGISSASQKAVASEMDQLTSREVEQATEVIQSRQKLSEQEREKVVEQMNEFISSMQTGLSFRSDEQSGRNVVTIYEQSTGEIIRQIPDEEMLEVLRRLREQTARYSSGLLIDKV; from the coding sequence ATGGAAATACCTTCTTACACATCGAACATCCAGTCTTATGGCTCACAAGGTGGCACTAAAATTGCTTCGGATTATGATAATCCGCAAGGCATTTCTTCTGCTTCACAGAAAGCAGTCGCGTCTGAAATGGACCAGTTGACCTCTCGAGAGGTTGAGCAAGCAACGGAAGTTATTCAGTCTAGGCAGAAGCTTTCTGAGCAAGAGCGCGAAAAAGTCGTAGAGCAGATGAATGAATTTATCTCTTCTATGCAAACTGGTTTGTCGTTTCGTTCTGATGAGCAATCAGGGCGAAATGTCGTGACTATTTATGAGCAGAGTACTGGTGAAATCATTCGTCAGATACCGGATGAGGAAATGCTAGAAGTCTTGCGACGTCTTAGAGAGCAAACAGCCAGATACTCTTCTGGATTGTTAATCGATAAGGTGTAA
- the fliD gene encoding flagellar filament capping protein FliD translates to MSFGPIGMNTGMDINAMVSKIVEAERAPKQQRINNELNQIDSSISAYGRLKESLDTMKNLMASFRQEKAFAARKVESNDDTVVSATATTEAIAGRYAVDVLQLAQSHKIASDVLPEDAKFGAGKLRIAMGNKSFVVDVREHSKLTDIVRNINGDKSNPGVRASVINDVNGPRLIVASDLSGEDHAVSMSVETDKPNNLLKRFEYKNLEQRVSDLEKARASAQELLNPLTPQEQLVADRIAQRNIDAAKGVDQEIADATKQAATIADPNAARDVTPTNPISDQAVAAAASAGQAANQYIKPEDRIPGWTETASGTLLDSYWEPEPELDDKAREKSSDIPGWSNTASGTLTDSYVTPKEAQAALDKKLAAEQAVIDAAHKDEIAKIDAALAAGELNDAQAKQAKLDLLSPEQRQYIERIEKAQQDLKAAQSSFDAYNGMSQVQAAQDSKVMLDGVAQLSSNNNIIENAIDGVDLTLKGRTQPGKPASEIDIEYDRQGVREDIEQFVAAYNQFYQLSKDLSSVDPVTGQRGPLAGDSVVRSADSRLKSVFSSSIEPAPEDLKSLTEFGITTTRQGTLEINYSMLDRQLNNNFNKLEDFFGGNQGFAKKVEDAIHGITGVQGALRTREQSLVERNYRIQDEQSNLDRRMESLEKRTHAKFTAMQDSTSKMQHQLAGMMNALGG, encoded by the coding sequence ATGAGTTTTGGCCCTATAGGGATGAACACTGGCATGGATATCAATGCCATGGTAAGCAAAATTGTTGAAGCGGAGCGTGCGCCAAAGCAGCAACGTATCAACAATGAGCTGAACCAGATTGATTCTAGCATCAGTGCCTATGGTCGACTCAAAGAGTCGCTGGATACGATGAAAAACTTAATGGCAAGTTTTCGCCAAGAGAAAGCGTTTGCGGCAAGAAAGGTGGAGTCGAATGACGATACTGTCGTGTCCGCAACCGCAACAACCGAAGCGATAGCAGGTCGTTATGCCGTCGATGTACTGCAGCTTGCCCAAAGCCACAAAATTGCGTCAGATGTTCTACCGGAAGATGCAAAATTTGGCGCGGGTAAGTTGCGTATCGCGATGGGCAACAAATCATTTGTTGTTGATGTAAGAGAGCACTCCAAGCTCACGGATATCGTTCGAAATATTAACGGCGATAAAAGTAATCCTGGAGTGCGAGCTTCTGTTATCAATGACGTCAACGGACCCCGACTGATTGTCGCTTCCGATTTGTCTGGAGAAGACCATGCGGTCAGCATGAGTGTTGAAACAGATAAACCCAATAATCTTCTCAAACGTTTCGAGTACAAAAATCTCGAACAACGAGTTTCCGATCTAGAAAAAGCTCGCGCATCTGCGCAAGAGTTACTTAATCCTTTGACGCCTCAAGAGCAGTTGGTGGCAGACAGAATTGCCCAACGCAATATTGATGCGGCAAAAGGCGTAGATCAAGAGATTGCCGATGCGACGAAGCAGGCGGCAACCATTGCCGATCCCAATGCCGCTCGAGATGTTACGCCGACCAATCCGATTTCCGATCAAGCAGTCGCCGCTGCAGCAAGCGCGGGACAAGCTGCCAACCAATATATTAAACCGGAAGATCGTATTCCCGGCTGGACTGAAACTGCGTCTGGCACCCTGTTAGATTCTTACTGGGAACCAGAGCCAGAATTGGATGACAAAGCTCGTGAAAAATCGTCGGATATTCCCGGTTGGAGCAATACCGCTTCCGGCACGCTAACCGATTCCTATGTAACACCGAAGGAAGCCCAAGCCGCATTGGACAAAAAGTTGGCGGCGGAGCAAGCGGTCATCGATGCGGCACACAAAGATGAAATTGCTAAGATTGACGCAGCCCTTGCTGCTGGTGAGCTCAATGATGCTCAAGCAAAGCAGGCGAAGTTAGATTTGTTGTCGCCGGAACAGCGTCAATACATTGAGCGAATTGAAAAAGCGCAACAAGACCTTAAAGCCGCGCAGTCATCATTTGATGCTTACAATGGCATGAGTCAGGTGCAAGCGGCACAAGACTCCAAGGTGATGCTCGATGGTGTGGCACAACTCTCTAGCAATAACAATATTATTGAGAATGCGATTGATGGGGTAGACCTCACTCTTAAAGGTCGCACGCAACCAGGCAAGCCGGCCTCAGAAATCGACATTGAATATGACCGTCAAGGCGTACGTGAAGATATTGAACAGTTCGTCGCGGCCTATAATCAGTTTTACCAACTATCAAAAGATCTCTCGAGTGTCGATCCGGTGACAGGTCAGCGTGGCCCGTTAGCAGGTGACAGCGTGGTTCGCAGTGCCGACTCACGCTTAAAGTCAGTGTTCTCTTCAAGCATTGAACCAGCGCCAGAAGATCTTAAATCTTTAACAGAGTTTGGTATTACGACCACGCGCCAAGGTACGCTGGAAATTAACTATTCCATGCTTGACCGTCAGCTAAACAACAACTTCAACAAACTTGAGGACTTCTTTGGTGGCAACCAAGGTTTTGCCAAAAAAGTTGAAGATGCGATTCACGGCATTACCGGTGTACAAGGTGCACTGCGTACTCGTGAGCAGAGTTTGGTGGAGCGTAATTATCGGATTCAGGATGAGCAGTCTAACTTAGATCGCCGCATGGAAAGTTTAGAGAAGCGAACTCACGCCAAATTTACGGCAATGCAGGATTCAACCAGCAAAATGCAGCACCAGTTAGCGGGGATGATGAATGCACTTGGAGGATGA
- a CDS encoding flagellar protein FliT: MHLEDDFQAKLSQLSDLDQLITEQLSLSDINAEEITQLVDKREQLLLGILSMIDEAPKLAQLESWRAAVYQTQKVLGLMQEQTRSIGQSLHKYRHGNKSVQQYKKFL, translated from the coding sequence ATGCACTTGGAGGATGATTTTCAGGCAAAGTTGAGTCAATTAAGTGATCTTGATCAACTTATCACTGAACAACTATCATTAAGCGACATTAATGCTGAAGAAATTACTCAGTTGGTCGATAAAAGGGAACAATTATTGCTGGGTATTCTATCTATGATAGATGAAGCGCCAAAATTAGCTCAATTGGAGTCTTGGCGAGCAGCAGTTTATCAAACACAAAAAGTACTGGGTTTGATGCAAGAGCAAACACGATCTATTGGTCAATCTCTGCACAAATACCGACACGGCAATAAGTCGGTACAACAGTACAAAAAGTTTTTATAA
- the fliS gene encoding flagellar export chaperone FliS, which translates to MRGSLQAYKKVSVDSQLSAASPHKIVQMLMAGAIERLIQGKAAMQQGNIPAKGERLGKALDIIISLRSCLSMDDGGDIAQNLDQLYEFMITQITAANHKNDPQPIDDVIEIIREIKSAWDQIPTEFHNLTAKEVGL; encoded by the coding sequence ATGCGTGGTTCATTACAGGCTTACAAGAAGGTATCGGTAGATAGCCAGCTCAGTGCGGCCTCCCCGCATAAAATTGTACAGATGCTGATGGCGGGTGCTATTGAGCGTCTGATCCAAGGTAAAGCGGCGATGCAACAAGGCAACATCCCAGCTAAGGGTGAGCGCTTGGGTAAGGCTCTCGATATTATTATCAGTTTACGCAGCTGCTTATCGATGGATGATGGTGGTGATATCGCACAAAATCTGGATCAATTATATGAATTCATGATTACACAAATAACTGCGGCGAACCACAAAAATGACCCTCAACCTATTGATGACGTGATTGAGATAATTCGTGAGATAAAGTCGGCTTGGGACCAGATTCCAACTGAGTTTCATAACCTCACCGCTAAAGAAGTTGGTTTGTAA
- a CDS encoding sigma-54 dependent transcriptional regulator has product MQGLAKLLVIEDDAQAQTNLASILDFVGEQCEVVSAAQIDSLDLSGIWSGCIIGSIHKVDDAAKLNDRLSNASHIPLLIANPAFSFADDLTNYVGDLAYPLNYPQLSEALRHCKDFLGRKGVNVVSSERKNTLFRSLVGQSHGIKEVRHLIEQVSSTEANVLILGESGTGKEVVARNIHYHSSRRGGPFVPINCGAIPPDLLESELFGHEKGAFTGAITSRKGRFELAEGGTLFLDEIGDMPMPMQVKLLRVLQERCFERVGGNNTIRANVRVIAATHRNLDTMIDDGSFREDLYYRLNVFPIEMPALRERKDDIPLLLQELMTRMEAEGAQPICFTPRAVNSLMEHDWPGNVRELANLVERMIILYPNSLVDVNHLPTKYRYSDIPEFQPEYNPFVSVEEQERDVLQNIFSEDFSVDEMDIFPAGEHAPQALPPEGVNLKEMLADLEVNMINQALDAQGGIVARAADMLGMRRTTLVEKMRKYNLQR; this is encoded by the coding sequence ATGCAAGGCTTAGCAAAATTACTTGTCATTGAAGACGACGCTCAAGCGCAGACCAATCTAGCTTCAATTCTAGACTTCGTTGGCGAGCAGTGTGAGGTAGTTAGCGCTGCACAAATTGACTCGCTAGATCTTTCAGGTATCTGGTCTGGTTGCATTATCGGTTCAATTCACAAGGTTGACGATGCAGCTAAGTTGAATGATCGACTTTCAAACGCAAGCCATATCCCACTTTTGATCGCTAATCCAGCGTTCTCGTTTGCCGACGATCTGACCAACTATGTTGGCGATCTTGCTTATCCACTCAATTACCCGCAGTTGAGCGAAGCGTTGCGTCATTGCAAAGACTTTCTCGGACGCAAAGGCGTCAACGTGGTGTCTAGCGAACGCAAAAACACCCTGTTTCGCAGTTTGGTTGGTCAGAGCCATGGCATCAAAGAAGTTCGTCACCTGATAGAACAAGTTTCATCGACCGAAGCCAATGTGCTGATCCTCGGTGAGTCTGGTACTGGTAAAGAAGTCGTCGCACGCAATATTCATTATCACTCTTCTCGTCGTGGTGGCCCATTTGTGCCGATCAATTGCGGCGCTATCCCGCCAGATCTGCTTGAAAGTGAGTTGTTTGGTCATGAAAAAGGCGCGTTTACTGGTGCTATTACCTCACGTAAAGGACGTTTTGAGTTAGCTGAGGGCGGTACTCTGTTTTTGGATGAGATCGGCGATATGCCGATGCCAATGCAGGTTAAACTGCTACGTGTCTTGCAAGAGCGCTGCTTTGAACGGGTGGGCGGTAACAACACTATTCGTGCCAATGTACGTGTGATTGCTGCTACGCATCGAAACCTAGATACGATGATTGATGATGGCTCGTTTAGAGAAGATCTCTATTACCGACTCAACGTATTCCCAATTGAAATGCCGGCACTGCGTGAGCGCAAAGATGATATTCCTTTGTTGCTACAAGAGCTAATGACGCGAATGGAAGCAGAAGGGGCTCAGCCGATTTGCTTTACTCCTCGCGCGGTTAACTCACTGATGGAACATGACTGGCCAGGTAATGTGCGTGAGCTGGCGAATCTCGTTGAGCGTATGATCATTCTGTATCCGAATAGTCTTGTCGATGTGAATCACTTACCGACGAAATATCGTTACAGTGACATCCCTGAGTTTCAGCCAGAATACAATCCGTTTGTCTCCGTTGAGGAGCAAGAAAGAGACGTGTTACAAAACATTTTCTCTGAAGACTTTAGCGTTGACGAAATGGATATTTTCCCAGCAGGGGAGCACGCGCCGCAAGCATTACCACCTGAGGGCGTCAATCTCAAAGAGATGTTGGCAGACCTAGAAGTGAACATGATCAACCAAGCATTAGACGCGCAAGGTGGCATTGTTGCCCGAGCGGCAGATATGCTGGGGATGCGACGTACCACATTGGTCGAGAAAATGCGCAAATACAACCTGCAACGATAA
- a CDS encoding sensor histidine kinase — protein MDNHLGSLEEQVERYKQVLDVMPAGVILLDTQGVVREANPEAERLLEVPLVGHKWFEVIQWAFAPREDDGHEISLRNGSKVRLAISASATGQLILITDLTETRLLQSRISDLQRLSSLGRMVASLAHQVRTPLSSAMLYAANLSAPNLPPATKERFQTKLLDRLQDLEKQVNDMLLFAKGGDNKVVKPFSVADLVAEFSPMVETAIKNNGIDYCLEVEEQETRLMGNANAIASALSNLVMNAIQIAGKGSQLDVFFRPVNGELKISVQDSGPGVAKELQQKIMEPFFTTRSQGTGLGLAVVQMVCRAHDGRLELISEEGEGACFTVCIPLERQFSLEQSVTTGE, from the coding sequence ATGGATAACCATTTAGGGTCTTTAGAAGAACAAGTAGAACGCTATAAACAGGTGCTTGATGTCATGCCTGCAGGCGTCATCCTTTTGGATACTCAGGGTGTGGTCAGAGAGGCCAACCCGGAAGCGGAGCGCTTATTAGAGGTCCCGCTGGTTGGGCATAAATGGTTTGAAGTGATTCAATGGGCGTTCGCCCCCCGTGAAGATGATGGTCATGAGATTTCGTTACGCAATGGCAGCAAAGTGCGCCTAGCGATTTCCGCATCAGCCACAGGGCAATTGATTCTGATCACTGACTTGACTGAGACTCGTCTATTGCAATCGCGCATTAGTGATTTGCAGCGCCTGTCCTCATTAGGACGAATGGTTGCTTCATTGGCGCATCAAGTGCGCACCCCTTTGTCGAGTGCGATGTTGTATGCGGCGAACCTTAGCGCTCCCAACTTACCGCCTGCAACCAAAGAGCGTTTTCAAACCAAATTGCTAGATCGCCTCCAAGATCTTGAAAAGCAGGTCAATGATATGCTGCTGTTTGCCAAAGGTGGTGATAACAAAGTGGTCAAGCCGTTCTCCGTTGCGGATTTGGTCGCTGAATTCTCACCCATGGTTGAAACCGCGATCAAGAACAATGGCATCGACTATTGCTTAGAGGTGGAAGAGCAAGAGACGCGATTAATGGGCAATGCTAACGCAATCGCCTCTGCGCTGAGCAACCTAGTGATGAATGCGATTCAGATCGCGGGCAAGGGCTCACAGCTTGACGTCTTTTTCCGTCCGGTGAATGGCGAGCTTAAGATTTCGGTTCAAGACAGTGGGCCAGGTGTGGCAAAAGAGCTGCAGCAAAAAATTATGGAACCTTTCTTTACGACACGCTCCCAAGGCACTGGCTTGGGGTTGGCCGTGGTACAAATGGTGTGTCGCGCCCATGACGGAAGGTTAGAACTTATTTCTGAAGAGGGAGAAGGGGCGTGTTTCACGGTATGCATACCATTGGAACGTCAATTTTCGCTTGAACAATCAGTAACGACTGGAGAATAA
- a CDS encoding sigma-54-dependent transcriptional regulator translates to MAQSKVLIVEDDEGLREALVDTLALAGYEWLEADSAEDALVKLKSNAVDIVVSDVQMAGMGGLALLRSIKQHWPNLPVLLMTAYANIEDAVSAMKDGAIDYMAKPFAPEVLLNMVSRYAPVKSDDNGDAVVADEKSLKLLALAEKVAKTDANVMILGPSGSGKEVMSRYIHNASNRKDGPFVAINCAAIPDNMLEATLFGYEKGAFTGAVQACPGKFEQAQGGTILLDEISEMDLSLQAKLLRVLQEREVERLGSRKSIKLDVRVLATSNRDLKQYVQEGNFREDLYYRLNVFPIAWPALCERQGDIVPLATHLIERHCQKQGLPVPNLGDDAQAKLLAYPWPGNVRELDNVVQRALILSESGHINAEHILLEGLDWQDATSLQQVVENGTVVAPNVKPIAEVETPNGLSNHTGLGNELRDQEYAIILETLVECGGRRKEMADKLGISPRTLRYKLAKMRDAGIDIPN, encoded by the coding sequence ATGGCTCAAAGCAAGGTACTTATCGTAGAGGATGACGAAGGTCTACGTGAAGCACTCGTCGATACCTTAGCGCTTGCGGGCTACGAATGGCTCGAGGCCGATAGCGCGGAAGATGCATTAGTAAAGCTCAAATCAAATGCAGTCGATATCGTTGTATCTGACGTGCAAATGGCTGGAATGGGTGGTTTGGCACTACTACGTAGCATCAAACAGCACTGGCCAAACTTACCTGTGTTACTGATGACCGCTTATGCCAATATCGAAGATGCGGTATCTGCGATGAAAGATGGTGCGATTGATTATATGGCGAAGCCATTTGCACCAGAAGTTTTACTCAATATGGTCAGCCGTTACGCTCCGGTGAAGTCGGATGACAATGGCGATGCTGTCGTTGCCGATGAGAAAAGTCTTAAGTTACTCGCTTTAGCGGAAAAAGTGGCGAAAACCGACGCTAACGTGATGATTCTCGGTCCAAGTGGTTCTGGTAAAGAAGTGATGTCTCGTTACATTCACAATGCCTCGAATCGTAAAGATGGTCCGTTTGTCGCGATTAACTGTGCCGCGATCCCAGACAATATGCTCGAAGCCACCCTGTTTGGTTACGAGAAAGGGGCGTTTACCGGCGCTGTTCAGGCCTGCCCAGGTAAGTTTGAACAAGCCCAAGGCGGTACGATTTTGCTTGATGAGATCAGTGAGATGGATCTGAGCTTACAAGCGAAACTTCTGCGTGTATTGCAAGAGCGTGAAGTAGAACGTTTAGGCAGTCGTAAAAGCATCAAACTGGATGTGCGAGTGCTAGCCACCAGTAACCGAGACCTAAAGCAGTATGTACAAGAAGGCAATTTCCGCGAAGACTTGTACTACCGTTTGAATGTTTTCCCAATTGCATGGCCGGCTTTGTGTGAACGCCAAGGCGATATTGTGCCTCTGGCAACACACTTAATTGAGCGCCATTGCCAGAAGCAAGGTTTGCCAGTACCGAATCTTGGTGATGATGCACAAGCGAAGCTATTGGCTTACCCTTGGCCGGGTAACGTTCGTGAGCTTGATAATGTTGTACAACGTGCGTTGATCCTAAGTGAAAGTGGTCACATCAATGCGGAGCATATCTTACTCGAAGGGTTAGATTGGCAAGATGCGACCAGCTTGCAGCAAGTGGTAGAAAATGGAACCGTTGTCGCGCCAAACGTTAAACCGATCGCTGAAGTAGAGACACCAAACGGATTATCGAATCATACCGGGCTAGGTAATGAACTTAGAGATCAAGAGTATGCTATTATCCTTGAAACTTTAGTTGAGTGTGGCGGTCGTCGTAAAGAGATGGCTGACAAGCTCGGTATTAGCCCGCGAACTTTGCGCTATAAGCTCGCAAAAATGCGTGATGCAGGGATTGATATTCCAAACTAA